The Hippopotamus amphibius kiboko isolate mHipAmp2 chromosome 3, mHipAmp2.hap2, whole genome shotgun sequence genomic interval CACCCTGACGGAGGCACCGGGCTCCTCAAGGCATGAAAAGTGTGAGATGCAGAGACACTGAAAATACAGCACTGTCAGATGTTAGAAAGAACCCACCTAGGTTAGGTTTCAAAAGGGGAAAGTGGTAGAGAGGCAGAATTGCATAGACTTTATACTGCAGATTCTATGCAGCCAACGAAGTCCTCGACACGAGGGCTTGTCTTAGGAATCCAATTTCTGGGTGATTTAGAATACAGTTCTtccaacaaaaatacaaatgtattgaGTTACTTTCCGGTTTCACTAACTTCTTTTCTCGAGGTTGGACTGAGTTAAAAGGATCTCCATGTTTCCTCAAGCGTTAGCTAAGCGTGAAGCCCTTGTGACTTCCTCCTTCACAGACTACTCAGACAATCCAAACCATCCATTCTACTGTAAAAACAAAGTGTCCTCCTTTGCTCTGAACCTTTGACTAATGGACAGGAACTTCTGCTTTCTAGGTCTGCCAGGGACTTCCGCTATGAAAATGGAAACTCCCAGACTCTTCCTGTCTCAATATTCCATTTAGAAAAACAGGAACCGACTTTGACTTCAGAGGGCTGTGATGATGGAGTCACTTTCAGGCTCCACAAACGATCACATTTTGCCAATAACGTCTTGGTCACATCAGGGGTACCTGGTCCTGGGCCATGTAGTGTTGGTTGACGTAGATGAAGAAGCCGTGGATTCCTGACCAGGGTGAGCTTCCTAATAGTCCAAAGCTCATCCCATCACCCCTCTTCTTCAGGCCCTTCAGTGATTCCCCATTATCTGTGGGATGCAGTCCTTGTCCTTCCATGACATAAATCCACCCACTCCCCACTCACCACCCCCCCAGCCCTAATCTCCTTTCTCCAGAACTGTTTGCAGTTTTCCAGGCACACGTTGCCTTCACAAACTTCTCACACATATGTTCTCTCCATTCATCCGTACCCGCccatccctcaccccacccacagCGACACTGAAGAACCAGTCTGACATTACTGCTTCTAAAACTTTCTGCAGTCCCCATACCCACCCCCCAAACGCACATATCCCCCTCTGTGCCTGCAGGGTTCCCTAAACATATCTCCATGGAGGTCTTCATCCTACCTTTCTTGTAGGATGGGATTTGCTTAGCTGTCTCCTGCCCTCACACTGAGAGCCTGTGAGAGCAGGGACTGGTTTCCAATCATCTTTGGTTCTCCAGCTCCTGACATAATGTTCAGGCCAAAGCAAGCATTCAAAAatgttgatgaatgaatgagtgcattTTCCAGAATCCCTATTTTCATCTCCAGCCCTTAGGTTCTAAGGGTCAATGGGCCCTGAACAAAGGTTTGGTTGGTGTGACCTCCTAGTAAGCAGTGATTTCACTGTCCTCACTCTAGATGAATGGAGGAGGATTAAGAGACACTAGAGAAGTAGAGGTGGGGGCATTCAGGGGGTTTCCAGTCCCTCATTCCAACATCCACCACCATGACTCCATAATTCCCTGAGACTCAGGAATGATGATGCAGGGGTGGTGGGGACACCACTGCCTCACTCCTTCTGAGCCCAAATCACTGTCGTGAGAAGAGGATGGTTAAGGCATCGTGACTACATTTGGGAAAGGCCACAGAGGCTGAAAGGCCGTGGAGGCAGCAGGTTCTGATGTGGACACATGATTACTTAGGAAGGCCCAGCCCATGTCCACCAAGGCTCCAGGTGAGGTGAAAGTATAATGATGACGGTACAGACAGCAGTGAGGACCAGGCTGGGGAGCCCTCCCACCCACATCTGCAGCCCAGCCCTGCTGCACACAACCGGACACATgctactctctgagcctcattttccccacAGGGAATCTCTCCGAGTGTATCTGATGTGCGGGGCTGTGGCGCAATTTGGTGAAATGATGAATGTAAAGTGCTTCGCCCTCCACCAACCAGAGAGACTGGGATCATCCACCACCCACTCCAGCACCGTCTTTAAATGACAACTTGAGGTGCCTGTTTATTTCATTCAAGTAAACATCAATCTAgagaaacaaactcagaaaatcTAAGGAGACGTATCAGCAAGAGCTGACTCAGCTtagaaactgaatgaaaataaaagatagcCATCACTGCGTGTTCCTATGTGAAGGATGCTGCTATAGATATTTTATCCATATCAGCTCACTTCATTCTCACAACTCAATAAGGTAAATACCATTATCAACATCATCACACTATGGAGAAATGAGGTAAAAAGAGATTAAGTGAATTCATCCAGATCACACAGGTATCAGAGGGTAGAACCAGGATTCAGATTCAGGGAGTCTACACTGCGAGTCATTAGGAGCTGAACTGCATCCCCCAGAattcagaatgtgactgcatttggagaaagagcctttaaagaggcaattaaaTTACCAATAAGCTGAGGCTGTTAGAgcggccctaatccaatctgactagTGTTCTCATGAGAAGGGGATATTTGGACACACCTAGAGACAGGAGGGGCAGAAGATTACAGAGGAAAGATTGTATGAGGATGCAGTGAGAAGGCGGTCCTcagcaaaccaaggagagaggcctcagaagaaaccaaactggccgacaccttgaccttggacttccaacctgcagaactttaagaaataaatgtcttctgTGTAAGCCCCCGAGTCTGTGGTATATTGTAATGTCAGCCCTAGCAAAGGGATATGCCAGTCCACGCTCTGAAACACAAAGCTATTTGAATTAGAAATTATACAGCTTCTTCCCCATTTTAGAGGCACACATAGAAAGTAAATGCTATCAGTTACAACCAAATTCTATCAAAACATCAATATTTGCCCATTAACTGAGCTCAGCACTCATCCAGATTCAGCAACACATTTAGTCCTAATGGAAAGGTCATGACCTTGGGCTCAGGCTGGTGCTGAGTGAATCTTGAAATCAGTGGCCATATGAAGAGTCCCTCCAGGCCACTGAGCTGTCACATGGTCCAATAGTGTCAGCTCCGAGGGGGCAGGGATTCTTGACTGTTTTGTCCACTGATGTAGCCCCCAATGACTAGAAGAGAGGCTAGCAcgcagcaggtgctcaatacatattccttaaaagaagaaaagatgctaTAAAAGGGAACAGATTGCATGCAGCTGAGGAACATGCATCTTTCAGGCTGTGGGCACTGTGGCAACTACTAGCCACTGTCCCTTCTATCCCAGCCTCATGTGAGATCTGGGGACACATCCCAGAGGCCCAGCAGAGAAGGTTCCCCGGTTCCCCCACTTTGCCAATGAAGGTATGTAGTGAGCAAACAAGAGGACACTGCAAGTCCAGCACTGCTTGGAGCCCACATTCAGTAAACTTTTGTTCACTGATGAATGAAAACATTAAGCTGACCAGCTCAGTATGATTGCTAAAGAAATACCCTTAGGGCTTTTCTGGTAAAGAACGCAATGTGCTTTTCAtccagattttcaaaaataagacATGATTCCTATACCCCCGAGTCAATTATTTTAAGAGAGTTTGCACCCATGTCCAAGATTTCTAGGATTTTGAAGTCAGTGTGTTTCCAAGTTGTGGGGGCATCTTTGTTATTCTCATAACTCCCTGAGAAAAACGCCTCTATCCTCACGTGAGAGCCTGGGACAACATCAATTATGCAGCTGCCACCCCGCCCCGCTCTGGCAGCCACACAACCACCGGTAGCTCACAGCACTGCTTGCATGGACTTGAGAAGAGAGTGGAAAATACACAGTGTATTTCTCCTGCTTTATGATAAGATGAGGCAGTACAAGTTGGAGAACAGTGAGCAACTTGGGATCTACAATGAATTTAAATGGCAGTTGGTGGGGTGTCTGCAGTTTGTCATCCAAGCAGCCCTGACACAGAATTCCTGGAACGGGGCTACCTTAATTCAGTCTGACAGCTCTGTGGCAGTAAAGCAGCATCCTAAAAATAAAGTACACATAATGCATCTTCCATGCTGGGCATGAAAAAGAGTATGATGCTTAAGTGCTACCAAAATGGTAGCCCTTGGGATTCGTTTGCATCTCTGTGCAGACTGCTGGGGAGCTTGGCCCAGCTCCTAAGTGGAAGATCACAAGGGTGCTGGGGTTCTTCTGCTCTCTACATGGACATAGTCTGCTTTGTCTTGTTttagatacatattttaaaatactttgttaaaaaatagtatataaatgtatcagcACCACATAGTATCTGGTGACCTCTGTCATGACTGGTGATTTTCCCAAGGACATTTTGGCAGAAAATATACTAATACGTTCAGTTATATTTGCATACATATAATTGTTTATGGTAAAACAAGAAAATCTGGGAAGCACTGGCTTggatttaaacaacaacaacccttGTAGCCGTGTTTATGGCTGTACTTCCCTTGAGTGAAAATATTATCAATGTTAAATGGTTGAGttgaaaaaagaagttaaatagAAAGGCTGGCATAATGGTAAATCAGAAATCACCATGTTAACATTTGCGCATTGCTGTCTTTATCCCATGATTATATCAAGTTTCATTTGAGAGGTAATGTGGGTTAAGAGAAGCAATGTGGGGAGACTTTAGTATCAGACAGAATTGGGTACAAATTGCACTTCCACTGCTTATTAGCTATGCATCCTTGGGCAAATTTCACACCTCACTGAGCCTCAGGATTCCCGTTTATAAAGTATCAATACTATCTGCTGTGTGGAATTGCCAAGTAATGCAATAGACAAATGACACCAAAGGCAGTATAGACATTCTGTGATGCATAACACTAGATTCTCTATAGACtcacaaatgaaaaatatgtcattacagtaagtcccctacatttAACCTTCAAGCTGAAAACTTTCAAGGAGGCAAACATGTTCTCACATCCAATCATGttagttagttcatgtgtctggcgtaTATTGTCATAtacgtgcatcctctacaagtggttgtgcttttgtgtactttactgtacagtactatatagagtacagtagtacagtctctttatttcaagcccaggatgtccagaagcaagtgtaaaggCAGTGGggatgtagctggtactactatacttttcaaggtactatactgtaagattaaaaataattcactttactgtacagtagaagcttacacaacattttaaagcaactatatcccaataaaaaatttttaaaacagcataaaaaacaccaaaaaaagtttggtttatttttagtatttgttttttaagtattatctttgtggaaaatattataaacctattacagtacagtactatatagccgattgtgttagttgggtacccaggctaactttgttggacttaggaacaaactggacttatgaacacactctcagaacagaactcattcgtatgtaggggactcatTGTATTGCAAGcacggatttttttttaaaggcctttgATGCTATATTTCAGTTCACTTTTGCATTTCCCACACAGATAAGCATAGAATGAGATTCTGGTCCAGTGATCATGGCTGGATTTTGTAGGATGGTACCCTCCTGGCCTTCCCTACCTATTTACAACTTTGCCCTTCCCCAAGCACAACCTTCTCATTTTCTTGGATATCTTTGGAGTGACACCTGTCAGAAAATGGTCCCGTACACAGTTCAAGGCCAGTAAGCCTGCTAAATTCACATACATATTTTTGGATTCAAGGATAGTCATCTAGAATTCATCAAGTTATACCACCAAGAATCTGTCCCAGATGAACCTGAGCTAGTGGCTCTGGGCAGATAGGATCACTGGTGTCAGTTCtacaacaaacagacaaacaaataaataaatgcatgttgatTCATCTGCGAGCCTGGGGCAGGACATCATCTCGTCACAGCCTCTGATGCTCTTTTACATCTCCTTTTTCATCATATGTATTGTTATTACATCCAGGTAATTTACATAACTCTGAGCAAAGGTATTTAATTACGTGGGGCCTCTACTTCCACATCCACAATGGCTCTCATAGAGTACCCACCTTGTAAAAAGTTTAggaggatttaatgagataatagGCACATGgtacttaaaacagtgcctggcacattcaGTATTCCTCTTGCTATGGTTACAGTGCTATCTCCTTGAGAAATAAAATAGCCCATATCTGTGCATCAGAATGCAAGTCATCAGGGTCTAGTTGTGTTAGATAATCAGGTATAGGAATAGGTTGTGgtgattaaaaaagaagacatactTTAAGGCCCCCGAGAGAATTTGGTGAGAAAAGCAGATTGATAAAAAGGAAAGACTTGGAAGTTACAAGACAAGGGCTTGAATTTTTCTGGACAATTAACTCATTGTTTGACCTTGAGCTGCCCTcttcttatctttctttcttctcaaaattGAGGTAAGAAAATGTCTCCTGAATAGACTTCTTTGAAAGATTAACTGAGATAAGCCAAATACCTATATTCGACTCACAAGACAGACTAGCGATGTTCTTGTTACTAaacatgaatttattttcacaaacATTCATCAAAAGTCAGAGAACAGAAATAACACTTAGGGCAAATTACTTACATGACTGGCTGACTATCCACTCTCCCATATATGAGAAGATCTCCTCCCAGACCAAGCCAGATCATCAGAGAAACGCATACCTAAGCAGAGTCCTATCGTTCCTCCTACAGAAAATGCGTTATCAAATTACTTTACAGTGTGAGACCATAGACCATATTACATTGATGGTCCTCATGGGAATAAGCTCTATTCTGCCTATGGACTGTGTATCCATCTAAATAAACtcactttcactttaaaaaataaaaaaaagaataagctccATAAAccttattattttcataatacagAGGCTGCCAAGAATATTTTTCATTACCTTTTCAATGAGTGTTTATAAGAATCTCCAGGAGAAATCCAGACTGGATTTAGGACTAAAATGGTAGCACTTATCCTGAGTTTTGGAAGGTGGAAGCAAGTACAGATTTACTGTTTAGAGTCAGTGAAACAGGCCAAAAATGCATTTTTGCATTCATGCACAAATAtgaattgagcacctactatgtgccagagtCTCCACTGGAATCTGGAAACGCACTGATGGGCAAGAGAGGGAAAGTCTCTGCTTTCACAGAGCCTAGAGCCTAGTGGGAAGGAAGAGATGATTCGATAAGCAATTATAATTACAAAGTAATGATACAGACTGAGCCAGAAACAGATGCTGGGTAACTAGATAACATCTATTATCCCCTTAGGTGGATAGAGAGCCTCAAATAAAGCTAAGCTTGGACCAAGAGAAGACTGGGAGGACCCTGGAGGAAAGAACACACATCTGTGGAAATCAGGCGAAGAAAGACAGAAGTCTGGAAAAGACTGGAGGTAGGTACTGAGAACCTAACTGTGTATCCCCTACCATGACCAGAACTGATCTATTTATGTACTTTACATCAGTACAATGTCTCCATGAGTATAATTATATTGTGTAGAGAGCTTATAACTGTATCTAAATTATGTCCTAGCCTCCTGAGGAAACTGGCCTGATTTTATGACTCTCAATAACTACATTCTAGGAGAAagtataaaagaaagaataaaggtcTGGTGTTCCTTGAGGTACAATCTTAGGTATTTAACTCATCACATGAGAATCATGTCAGTACAAGCTTGCTGGTTTCTTTCTATCACCACTTACTTctgaaaggagagaggaacaCGAGTCTACATTGGGAATATAAATACCTCCTTTCAATTTAATGCAACTGCCTTCTTCATTCCCAAAGGTGCTTGGTATTCGGAGAACAGAATTAAATACCTAAGAGGTATCCTGGCACCAAAAATTTAAGCCAGCAGGAGACCTAGGTTTTAGTCCTAGCCCTGTCACATAAAGAAATGATATGTAtgcagagaaaactctaattcgaaaagatacatgcacctcagtgttcatagcagcactatttccaatagccaagacatggaagcaacctaaatgtccatcgacagatgaatggataaagaagatgtggtatatatacaatggaatattactcagccataaaaaagaatgaaataatgccatttgcagcaatatggatggacccagagattattatactaagtgaagtaagtcagagaaagacaaatactgtatgatgtcacttacatgtggaatcttaaaaaaaaatgatacaaataaacttatttacaaaacagaaacagactcacagacatagagaacaaacgtacagttaccaaaggggaaaggggggggttaggaatttgggattaacagatacacagtactatatataaaatagataaacaacaaggacctactgtgtagcacaaggaactatattcagtatcttgtaataaaccataatggaaaagaatctgtaaaagaacatatatatatatattctatgtataactgagtccctttgctgtacacctgaaactaacacagcattgtaaatcaactagacaaatttaaaaaaaaagaaatgataggtGAGGCTTGGAGGCTGTATGAGTAACTCAGTGAACTTGGTACCACATGTGTTTCATGTAGTAACACaaatagccaatatttattgaaggtTTACCGTATGTCAAGCACCAGGTCCACGTGTTTTCCTTGTATTAACTAGCAACAACCTCATGAGCTAGGTATTGTTGTCACTTAcagctgaggacacagagggacagagagataTTGTGACATTTGTGGGTCACATAGTTGGTAAATTCAAACCCAGGAGGTCCAGatccagagcccaggctcctaACCACTACTTTCCTCTCCCAACTTCTGTCCAGGAGTTCCCAGGGAAGCTGGAAGGACAGGTCAGAGTACCCCGCCTCAGGATACATTCAAGCGCACATCACCTCTTCTCAGGGCCTTTGTGACATGAAATGTACAGCAAGAGAGCCTTCCAGGGGGACCCTCTGCCCTATTGTCTCCATGCCCACCCACATCTTCCTTCTCTCCAAGGTGCTCCCATCTGGACAGAAAGTGGTACAGTCACCTAAGCCCAGTGGCTAAGAGCTGATGTTTTGAAGTGTGGTGGGCCTGTGCTAGAAACCCAGTTTAACCATTAACATGAGGCCAATTACTTTGCCTGAATAaggctcagctttctcatctactaagtggaaataataatggGACCTGCCTCCTAGCACTGTTGCGAGAAACATAAGAGTCAAGATGTATATGGACTATCTGTCTCAAGCAGCATAGCACTTAGCAAATAATGAGCACCCACCAAAAGTGAGCTTTAACCACCATTTGATAGAATGTTTGAGAGGCTTTCTCACATTAGCATCAACCTGGTGGATGACTTTGTGAACCTGAGACATCAAAATGTACCTGTGAATCTGCAGCACTTAGCCATGAACCAGGATGAGTAGAGAATGCCAAGTCTTTCTAAGTAAACCTACTGGTACGTTAAGAAGTACCCATTCTAAGACTAAATTATACTCTTAAAGCCATGAAAATGCAGTTTGGCTTTTGGCCACTCCCAGAGCTTTAATCCATTCCAGTGCAGACTCCACAGAAACTGAGCTGAAATGCTACATTTTATGGTAACAGGAAGTAAGGAAATAGCCTTTGAGTTTATAATCTCTTTGGGGCCCTTTTTAGCCTCTTGGACCAGTCTGGATTCAGAGGGGCAACTTCTGGGATCACTCTGCTTTCAAACACAGTCAAGGACCCACCCTACTTTGTTCTGGAAGCCTGGAATAGCCTCAGGATTCAGAGAAAATCCTTTCTGTGGCATGAGCATGGCCCCACACCAGCCCTGACACCTGCAGCTGAAAGGGCCAGCTGCACACCCTAGAACCCGCCAAAATGTCTGTCACCTGGTGGCATCTCGGCACTCAGGCACACTAAACCATAGTGATAGACTTGGGGAAAACACACGGCTGGTTAGTATATACACAGAACAAAGCACCTCTTTTGGCCTCATTTTCTTTGTAAACAAAGGGGGTTAGATCCATCCTGAATAGTGAAGGGATTGAATCTAACATGGTCTGGCTCTGGGCCTCTAAAAAAGATTGCTTAAGAAAGATAACCCTCttcccctttatttttaaaaacgtCCAATGCACAAGATTCTACTTACTTCTACAGTAACCTATTTAATAATATGCCTGTCAGCAAGTTCTTTGCCTccaccccagcttcctctcctcaTCACGCAAATTGCCACTGGCTTTAATTAGATTTAATAAACCTCTGGGAGGCGCGGTGAGGGAAACGGAGAGCATAGATTACACCGTGGGGGCTTAATCTTGCATAAGGAGTATAGCATCTCCTCGGCACTCCTGTATCCTCCCAAAGCTGGGAAAATCAAGGATGCCAAGCGTATGGAAAGACACGCTGGGAAACGTGGGTGGAGACAATCATTTAGAAAAAGTGActgagggaaaagagaaaatcaagcCCAATCCCCAACAGCTGCAAATAAGGAAGCCTGGGAAATGGTTACCTTGGATGAACTCGGATTTCCTGCTCACAGAAGGCAGGGTCCTGTTGAGTCCCAGGATCCTGTCCAGGTGGAAGGCAAACACCTCGCTCATGTCCAGAGGCTGCTTGAGCAGCCCGCAGGGGCTGGGGCCGCAGGCTGGCACCGAGGGCCGGGCGGTCTCCTCTAGCACCAGCAGGCGCGCTCCGCTCCTGGACCGGACGGGCTGGAGACCCACCACCGCGCCATCAGCCAGCAGGCGCATCCAGCCGATGTCTTCTCTGCTCAGCCACGACGGGGCGCTCTCGCTGTAGATCCTGATGTTGCTCTCCCTGGCCCTGGGCAACTGCACATCTGCGCCCCCACCTCGCGCTCCCGGACCTCGGATCCACGTCCAGGGTCGCTCCCCAGCCTTGGCCAGGTTTCCTCCCCGGACGTGCCCAGGCGCTTCAGCATCAGCTGCCCTTGCAGCTTCCTGAGGCCGAAGGGATGGTCCGACCAAAGCCTCGGGTCCTTGAACCCGAGGAGCCACCGCATACTTCTTCCTGCGCTTGGGTTTCACCGTGCCACGGATGTTGGAGGGCTTGCTGCGCTTGGAGCGCAGGGTGATGTACACCACGTTGGGCTGCAGCGTGGTCCCATTGCCCTGGGCCTCGGGAGGGGCCAGAGTGCCGTCCAGGGGTATCTCAGGGTAGGGGGCCTCGAGGGCGGCCCAGCTCCGGTGCGGCCCCTTTTCCGCGGGCCCCCCGTGCTGGACAGAGGCGCGCCCCACCTGGCTCACCAGGAAGCCCAGGTAGATGGCGCAGGCCGTGCCCAGCAGGAGGTTCCTCCGGGTCCTGGGGCGCCGGCTGCTCCAGAGTTTCAGCACCCTCGGTACGCACAGCGAGCGGAGGAACCAGTTTATGAGTTGCCCTGGCTTGTCCCGACAGCTCATTTCTGCGCCGCGTCCACATGCTGAACAGAGTTTAAAGTTGGCCGTTGGCGCCTGCTGACATGATGCATGGTTTCCTGAACCCAGCTGTCGCCTTTGCTCAGGTGTCTTAGTGGGTGGAGGTGGAAGTTAAGGGTTAGTGTTGGAGCCGGGAAGGCTTCTGACAGTGGCCACAACAAACCTTTTAAAGCCCCTTCAGCATCCCAAGGAGAAGTCTGGCTAGTTCCTGGGAATGAATGGAAACAGAGTGAACTGAGTCACAGTCTCAAACTCTGTCAG includes:
- the GASK1B gene encoding Golgi-associated kinase 1B — protein: MSCRDKPGQLINWFLRSLCVPRVLKLWSSRRPRTRRNLLLGTACAIYLGFLVSQVGRASVQHGGPAEKGPHRSWAALEAPYPEIPLDGTLAPPEAQGNGTTLQPNVVYITLRSKRSKPSNIRGTVKPKRRKKYAVAPRVQGPEALVGPSLRPQEAARAADAEAPGHVRGGNLAKAGERPWTWIRGPGARGGGADVQLPRARESNIRIYSESAPSWLSREDIGWMRLLADGAVVGLQPVRSRSGARLLVLEETARPSVPACGPSPCGLLKQPLDMSEVFAFHLDRILGLNRTLPSVSRKSEFIQDGLPCPFILWDSSLSPTSNETHSSVKLTWGTYQQLLKQKCWQNGRVPKPEWGCTEIHHHEWSKMALFDFLLQIYNRLDINCCGFRPRKEDACVQSGQRPKCDDQGAVALAHIVQRKQDPRHLVFIDNKGFFDRSEDNLNFKLLEGIKEFPESAVSVLKSQHLRQKLLQSLFLDKVYWESQGGRQGIEKLIDVVEQRAKILLTYINAHGAKVLPMNE